Below is a genomic region from Rhodohalobacter sp. 614A.
TCGGTAGGCTTCCTCATCGGTGAGCTGATACACAGCGCTGTCATCCACATCCAATGTGTAAATGTGTCGGACCCCGTAATCTTCCTCATTGCTCGCGAAAACAATCGATTCGTCATCCAGCCACTCGGCCCATGGAACGTAATAATCACCTTCCGTATGTTGAGTGAGATCGGATCCGTCCGCATGCACGGTGTAAATGTGGTTCCATCCGTCCTTCTCCGACAAAAAGAAAAGCTGATCGCCTTCCGGGGCAAATTCCATCTCACGTTCATCAATCCAGCCGTCGGTTGAGTCTTCAAATACAACCGTTTTTGAATCCTCCTGCAGATCATGAATAATAATTTTTCGGTGTTTCAACGGAGCGTCCGCCCAGTCGATGGCCACATAACGTCCGTCATGAGAAGCGCTGAGTGATGATCGATGAAGGCCGGTTACAAGGGTATCAAGAGCGGTTGTATCGAAAGAAGCAACATAAACAGAAACCTCAGGGATGCCGCGACTATTTCCACCCGGGACAACAAATTCATCTACATACTCGGGGAAATAGATGGTTCGCGCACCTGAATAATCATATTGAGAGAGAACCAGTTTTTCATTTCCGGCCCACGAACTCAGAGAGAAATTGGGATCATCGTCTCCTTTTTTCGTGATCTGTTGAATGGAGGGCGAATGTACGTTTGTCACCCAAACATTTCCGTCCATCACAAACGCCAGTTTTTGGCTGTCGGGAGACCATTCCAGTCCGTATTCACTATCCTGCGATTGAACAATCATCTGTTCGTTTGATCCGTCTGCCTCGGCGATAAAAATACCGTCATCTTTGGTATAGGCAATCTTTGATCCGTCGGGGGAGTGAACCGGCCGGTGAATGTCGTCATCCTCCACATCTTCCAGGTTATTTCCGTCCCAATCCACCGAATACAATCCGGTTTCGAAATAGGAAGAATCATTCCATTCAAAGAAAATCCTGGATTGATCACCTGAAACAAATTCAAAGTTGGGGCGAATGCCGGGAATCATGGGTTCCAGGAAAATCTTTTTAAGGGTGAGATCTGTCGGTACAGATTGCGAGAAAATGGTTGAGGGAATAAATCCAACGAGAAGAATTAGGGAGAATAGGAAACGTTTCATAAAATACGAATTGTAATTATGGGTCATCGGAGGAGGATTTATAAATTGAATGCTAAAAAGAGTAAAAACTCTCACCCGATGAACTTTCTTGCTTCAATTTTATTTCGGGTACGATAACGGGATTCCCAATTGGAATCAAGCGAAATGAATGAGGAATAGTGAAGAAGGTAGGACAAACACGTCACTTTGAGCGCATTGGAGCACAGCGGAAAGTAGTCGAGAAGTCTCGACCAATACGGCGAAGTTTTCGGCTTCCTCTTCGTTACAACTCAGAGTGCACTCAAACTGACGAATGTTGTCATGTGTGTTCCTTATTCAAGAGTAGCCTGATCTACCCCGTCCATCAATCTTGTAAAAAATTCTTCATCGCTGATTCCCCCGACTAAAAAAGTACCGTATCGAACAATGACCAGGTTCAGAGAAGGACAGATATAGAGTTTTTGGCCAAATAAGCCCGACATCATAAAAAGATCATCGGGCATGATGTCGGATATCATCTTGCCCGTAGCCAGACTTTTTGCATGATCCGGCAGATCCATTGTTGATCGTTTCTGTGATCCGACCGGTGTGTTGAGCCAGAATGTAATTCCGTAACCCGGATTGGCTTCAGTGGGGGTTAAAAGTTCGGCTAATAATTCACCCGAAATGATTTCGGAATTCCCGTTTAAGGTGCCGCCATTCATCAGCATAATGCCGATTTGCAGCCAGTCAAGTGCAGGATAGTTGCCTCCGTAAGCCATATTCGGATAAAAGAAATTCATGTTCGACCATTCACCACGAGATACACCAAGCGGGATAAAGAGGTGCTCTTCCAGGTAATCGATAGGATTGATCTCAAAGACCTCAACAAAAATCCAGGACAGAATATAAAATGGGGTAGGGCCGTAGGCAAAGGTTGATCCGCGCTCATGCTCCATCTCAACAGCAAGCCATTTCTCGGCCGTTTGGACCGTGCCTGCCGAAGCTGTTTCAATTCCTGAGGTGAGGCTGAGAAGCTGGCGGATGGTAACCTTTCCTCGCTCGCTTTCAGGATCCCATTCGGGGATGAGTTCGCCTAAAGTAGTATCAAATGTGAAAAGTTCATTTTTCACGGCAATTGTAGCCAGTAAACCGGCAAAACTTTTTGATCCGCTAAAGATTGTGTGAAGTTGTTGACGCTCAAACTGTTTGCCATATTCTTCCAGCAAAATTTCGCCATTGTGCCAGATGATGAGTGCTCGGCCTGTAGGACTATCATTTGTCCCAAGGGCGTACTCCTGAACAGCTTCGAGATTTTTATGAGGAATCAGGCCTTCCCCTTCTTCCGGGCCGGTGGATGAGTTGTCGCAGCCCGACAAGAAGAATAGCAGAAACAAGACAACGGAGGTAAGAGAAAGTTTATGGTTCATAGCAAAAAAATATCTCTGCCGGATTCATCTAATGGATAAATTCAACAGAGATAAAGTATAAAAAGTGCTAAAAAATTCCTGCTGTGGGATCAGGCAGAAATTTTCTCACTGATATTCTGGAAAACAATCGGCTTAATGGCTTCAAACGCATCGAGTGTTTTTTCAATGTGCTCGTCTGTATGCGATGCCATCGGAATCAGCCGGATCAAAACCATTCCACGCGGAACGACCGGGTAGGCCACGCCACTCACAAATACACCATGCTTCTCGCGCATTTCACGCATAATGGTTGTACAGAGATCGGTGCTTCCTTCCGTCAAAACCGGGGTAACCGGACTTTC
It encodes:
- a CDS encoding alpha/beta fold hydrolase; this encodes MKRFLFSLILLVGFIPSTIFSQSVPTDLTLKKIFLEPMIPGIRPNFEFVSGDQSRIFFEWNDSSYFETGLYSVDWDGNNLEDVEDDDIHRPVHSPDGSKIAYTKDDGIFIAEADGSNEQMIVQSQDSEYGLEWSPDSQKLAFVMDGNVWVTNVHSPSIQQITKKGDDDPNFSLSSWAGNEKLVLSQYDYSGARTIYFPEYVDEFVVPGGNSRGIPEVSVYVASFDTTALDTLVTGLHRSSLSASHDGRYVAIDWADAPLKHRKIIIHDLQEDSKTVVFEDSTDGWIDEREMEFAPEGDQLFFLSEKDGWNHIYTVHADGSDLTQHTEGDYYVPWAEWLDDESIVFASNEEDYGVRHIYTLDVDDSAVYQLTDEEAYRYQFYLTPDRSSLIYAKTFFNQPYDLYRLDLEDPDEEIQLTNSVPESFYDYDWQQEEYVRFTGRDGETELSASLLYPLDYDETKEYPVVVFVHGAGSLQNVYKGWSNNYWREYMFNQLLNKHGFIVLEVDYRHSLGYGRDFRADVTNWMGKYETEDIVDGLDWAEEHTGGALDLDRVGIYGGSYGGFMSLYVLTAAPERFHAGAGLRSVTNWRNYYYANPWYTLPRLGDPEEVPEHYDQSSPLTYADELKHPALLLHGLEDDNVGFQDAVQYIEKLIQSGNEDFDMMMYPSEPHSFTDADSWYDEYRRIFEFFEEELKE
- a CDS encoding serine hydrolase domain-containing protein — encoded protein: MNHKLSLTSVVLFLLFFLSGCDNSSTGPEEGEGLIPHKNLEAVQEYALGTNDSPTGRALIIWHNGEILLEEYGKQFERQQLHTIFSGSKSFAGLLATIAVKNELFTFDTTLGELIPEWDPESERGKVTIRQLLSLTSGIETASAGTVQTAEKWLAVEMEHERGSTFAYGPTPFYILSWIFVEVFEINPIDYLEEHLFIPLGVSRGEWSNMNFFYPNMAYGGNYPALDWLQIGIMLMNGGTLNGNSEIISGELLAELLTPTEANPGYGITFWLNTPVGSQKRSTMDLPDHAKSLATGKMISDIMPDDLFMMSGLFGQKLYICPSLNLVIVRYGTFLVGGISDEEFFTRLMDGVDQATLE